Proteins from a genomic interval of Trichoderma breve strain T069 chromosome 2, whole genome shotgun sequence:
- a CDS encoding ubiquitin carboxyl-terminal hydrolase domain-containing protein translates to MGIRYDLRSQDPEPNVYAALPGTMQSDFVPHNLTPMKSALVGREVLGCHPSRWIYELINNNFTACDLFERARRTDLDSHYNWEHPHQLVINGNQSYSTSSCKVLSAICLECHFHFMFRVEWEDAQSDFSCHQSHSQWPIGDTQFPWHHLAWVCSDEEANIQSDRSKYYPLLAREYFVCSALPCTLQVTLEVSEPRMPPWWANLLLDHDTILEQLEAARKDEPTRYETATDDWAHQAPSNLNTYLKNLLETTSDVARSISKRNKRFAVLFGPRCFSIFRDLEFKEQIDIQDGVDEGSFTPTAPPAAEGPSGSTEIGTYRAYLEDVRSEVQNLIFKSGSTAERPTFCVTALHNHLGCVEVSNVSTDALVNLERYKLLGVLPSQSKEIIVNAYKRQWELVPSRRRDLVEKLMAIANDANDELLSDYAITQSSVFESQLQRHGGTDDDGLVSQALEYFGLSPPNTYSAEALIKAFREKIARDPADASTARNMLLVIARATDDDSYQTTILMEADNKMSLLTSLTILGLKNGQEADAVNATKAKLAEAVSDEAKGVYLDALDSIAEHTVSPSIKQAVIELRFDQGFNTSDLDAGNSSDPRATNLDLPVGLHNIGNTCYLNSLLQYLFTVKPIRDIVFNYDSLRLDLNDESIQERRLGGNKMHMDRGEAVVAQAFAEEMATLFENLRTSDRTATRPSQRLANAVLLSTHTLLSGPKQPSETPTAPNPPPLPARPSPAPPTDSHDDVNMVSVSVQAVSDPLETQSSSSTQTLVGQDDALSDHSYEKVETVVEDRGSQLQPALTVVGEPGDDTLMAEVALDDKKPTDPENLDEANEAPVSTDNRDVDMVDVEKPETVDQKVLNALEHQKRSSGTDQQDVEEVMGSIINRLQAAIRPTSTDSTTGIQLEKIMETFFVTTVNYTKKFDEQEYQHEISFDRSITAFPAAEGPCSLYDALGRNFDQQILEDSKLSRYTAIKTLPPVLHVLIQRSQSMGSKNGNPVVIPETLYLDRYMDAPHDSPLFRQRVQDWITAERILDLKSQLAKIEANPSYMTFLQTYEGEVGAPEDTANQPSDGSNEPTKQEDSIENWDFDGPVEDDFLLITPANPSKVAATGKSSNKLDNIQKTHAAVLEMMEKELQQRQEMLEESLSSQKQISYRLHAVICHRGHLTSGHYWVWIHDFEANVWRWYNDADVRENKDTAEVLRTLSTSGEPYFLCYVRDEDKDQYVSVPKREPPAMEDTDKVQGEQENQEGEGTKETEGKEPADEAVLVPSEAADKDGDVELNDAKPESDLEATPTVDAVSQESEEKS, encoded by the exons ATGGGCATCAGATACGACTTGCGGTCGCAAGACCCGGAGCCCAACGTCTATGCCGCGTTGCCGGGAACAATGCAATCCGATTTTGTTCCACATAATCTGACGCCGATGAAGTCTGCTCTTGTTGGGCGAGAAGTACTTG GATGTCACCCCAGTCGGTGGATATACGAGTTaatcaacaacaacttcaCCGCATGCGACCTGTTCGAACGAGCTCGACGTACCGACCTGGATAGCCATTACAACTGGGAACACCCTCACCAGCTCGTCATCAATGGCAACCAGTCCTATTCAACTTCATCGTGCAAGGTGCTGTCCGCTATTTGCCTAGAGTGCCATTTCCACTTCATGTTCCGTGTCGAATGGGAAGATGCACAGTCGGACTTTTCGTGTCATCAAAGCCACAGCCAGTGGCCCATAGGAGACACTCAGTTTCCTTGGCATCACCTGGCTTGGGTTTGCTCAGATGAAGAGGCTAACATTCAATCTGATCGCTCAAAGTACTACCCGCTATTGGCTCGAGAATACTTTGTCTGTTCAGCGCTGCCATGTACGCTTCAGGTTACACTCGAGGTTTCGGAGCCACGAATGCCGCCTTGGTGGGCTAATCTCTTGCTGGATCACGATACGATTCTTGAGCAGTTAGAGGCTGCGAGGAAAGATGAACCAACACGATATGAAACTGCGACCGATGACTGGGCTCATCAAGCACCATCTAATCTCAACACGTACCTTAAAAATCTTCTGGAAACAACTTCTGATGTGGCCAGGAGTATATccaagagaaacaagagattTGCTGTACTTTTTGGTCCGCGCTGTTTCTCGATATTTAGAGACCTTGAGTTCAAAGAGCAGATTGATATCCAGGATGGGGTCGACGAGGGTTCATTTACCCCAACAGCTCCCCCGGCGGCAGAAGGTCCCTCTGGGAGTACGGAAATTGGCACCTATCGCGCATACCTCGAGGATGTACGCTCCGAAGTACAGAATCTCATATTCAAATCTGGGAGCACTGCAGAGCGCCCGACGTTCTGTGTGACTGCCCTGCATAATCATCTAGGCTGCGTTGAAGTCTCCAATGTTAGTACAGATGCGCTGGTTAATTTGGAACGATATAAACTCTTGGGAGTTCTACCGTCCCAATCCAAAGAGATCATTGTGAACGCATATAAACGACAGTGGGAGCTTGTCCCttcaaggaggagagacCTGGTTGAGAAATTGATGGCAATTGCAAATGATGCCAATGATGAGCTACTGTCCGATTATGCAATTACCCAATCCTCTGTCTTCGAGAGCCAGCTTCAAAGGCACGGCGGCACTGACGATGACGGGCTTGTGTCCCAAGCACTGGAATACTTTGGGCTGAGCCCACCAAATACCTATAGCGCGGAGGCTTTGATCAAGGCATTCAGGGAAAAAATAGCCCGAGACCCAGCTGACGCCAGCACTGCCAGGAACATGCTTTTAGTCATTGCTCGAGCCACGGATGATGACTCTTACCAGACTACTATCCTAATGGAAGCCGATAACAAAATGTCGTTACTGACATCATTGACGATACTCGGTTTAAAGAATGGGCAAGAGGCGGATGCCGTGAACGCCACGAAAGCAAAG CTAGCCGAGGCTGTATCTGACGAGGCCAAAGGCGTATATCTTGATGCTTTAGATTCTATCGCAGAGCACACAGTTTCACCATCTATTAAGCAAGCTGTGATCGAACTTCGCTTTGATCAGGGCTTCAATACTTCTGACCTTGATGCTGGTAATTCAAGCGATCCCAGAGCAACCAACCTCGACCTTCCCGTAGGACTGCATAACATTGGCAACACTTGCTACTTGAATAGTCTACTTCAATATTTATTTACCGTCAAACCTATTCGAGACATTGTATTCAATTACGACAGCTTACGGCTAGACCTGAATGACGAGAGCATTCAAGAGCGCCGCTTGGGTGGAAACAAAATGCATATGGATAGGGGAGAAGCCGTCGTTGCGCAAGCGT TTGCGGAAGAAATGGCTACTTTGTTTGAAAATCTTCGAACCTCTGACAGAACTGCCACTCGACCTTCTCAGAGACTCGCAAATGCGGTTTTATTGTCAACCCATACGCTGCTCTCTGGTCCAAAACAGCCTTCCGAAACGCCCACGGCTCCGAATCCCCCACCATTACCTGCCCGTCCATCACCTGCTCCCCCAACGGATAGCCATGATGACGTGAATATGGTCAGCGTCTCGGTTCAGGCTGTGTCCGACCCGCTTGAAACGCAAAGTAGCTCTAGCACTCAAACGCTggttggccaagatgatgcaCTGTCTGACCACTCATATGAGAAAGTAGAGACGGTAGTAGAGGACAGGGGCAGCCAACTTCAACCTGCCCTCACAGTTGTAGGGGAACCAGGAGACGACACTCTTATGGCAGAAGTTGCACTGGATGACAAGAAGCCGACAGACCCTGAGAATCTGGACGAAGCTAATGAGGCCCCTGTTAGCACGGACAATCGTGACGTCGATATGGTTGACGTAGAGAAGCCCGAAACGGTTGATCAGAAAGTCCTCAATGCTCTTGAACACCAAAAGAGGTCTTCAGGAACAGACCAACAAGATGTCGAAGAGGTCATGGGCAGCATTATCAATCGCCTCCAGGCGGCGATTCGCCCAACCTCGACAGATAGCACAACAGGCATTCAACTGGAAAAAATCATGGAGACGTTCTTCGTAACAACAGTCAATTATACCAAGAAATTTGACGAACAGGAATACCAACATGAAATTAGCTTTGATAGATCGATAACGGCATTCCCAGCTGCCGAAGGTCCTTGTTCATTATACGACGCCCTCGGAAGAAACTTTGACCAGCAGATCTTGGAAGACAGCAAGCTTTCGCGATACACCGCCATCAAGACACTTCCGCCCGTGCTGCACGTTTTAATTCAGCGCTCACAGTCAATGGGTAGCAAGAATGGCAACCCAGTTGTAATCCCTGAGACGCTGTACCTCGACCGATACATGGACGCCCCTCACGATTCGCCTCTTTTCCGGCAAAGGGTTCAGGACTGGATAACAGCAGAACGAATTCTTGATTTGAAATCTCAACTGGCGAAAATTGAGGCCAATCCCAGCTATATGACGTTCCTTCAAACTTATGAGGGCGAAGTTGGAGCACCCGAAGACACGGCAAACCAGCCCTCGGATGGATCCAATGAGCCAACGAAGCAAGAGGATTCCATCGAGAATTGGGATTTTGACGGGCCCGTAGAGGATGACTTTTTGCTCATCACGCCAGCAAATCCTAGTAAAGTGGCTGCAACTGGGAAATCAAGCAACAAGCTAGACAATATCCAGAAAACACACGCTGCAGTGTTGGAAATGATGGAAAAGGAATTACAACAGCGGCAAGAGATGCTGGAGGAAAGTCTGAGCAGCCAGAAGCAAATCTCGTACCGGCTTCATGCTGTCATCTGCCATCGCGGCCACTTAACGTCTGGTCACTATTGGGTGTGGATTCACGATTTCGAGGCCAATGTTTGGAGGTGGTACAACGACGCAGACGTTAGGGAGAATAAGGACACGGCAGAAGTACTCCGGACTCTGAGCACCAGCGGAGAGCCGTACTTCCTCTGCTATGTTCGcgacgaggacaaggaccaATACGTCAGCGTTCCCAAGAGGGAACCTCCAGCTATGGAAGACACAGACAAAGTGCAAGGCGAACAGGAAAACCAAGAAGGGGAAGGCACAAAAGAAACTGAGGGGAAAGAGCCAGCTGATGAGGCTGTGTTGGTGCCCTCGGAGGCCGCAGAcaaggatggagatgttgaacTCAACGATGCGAAGCCGGAAAGTGACCTGGAGGCCACTCCTACGGTGGATGCAGTATCACAAGAGTCAGAAGAAAAATCTTAG